The nucleotide sequence CATCGAGGAGGAGGTCACGTGCTTCAGCCCGTCGACGCTGACCACGGCGTCCTCGATCCGCTTGGCCACGTCGGTCTCGATCTCCTCCGGCGTCGCCCCGGGGTAGACCGTGACCACGGTGATGTAGGGGATGTCGACCCTGGGCATCAGCTCCAGCCCCAGCTTCCGGGCCGAATTGAGGCCCAGCAGCGCCAGCGCGATGATCAGGGAGCCCATCGCCACGGGCCTTTTGACCGAAGCGGCGGAAAGAAACATCAGCGATCCTTCCCGACGACCGTGACCGGGTCGCCGTCCCGCAGCAGGTCGTTCCCCGCCGTGACCACCTCGGCGCCGGGCGCCAGATCCCCGCCGGTGATTTCCACCCAACCGTCCGTCTCGAGCCCCGTGGAGACCTCCACCAGGCGGGCCCGGTCGCCGTCGCGGACGAAGACCACCCGCCCGTCGGTCCGGGCCGTGAGCGCCTCCCTCGGGACCCCCGGCCCCTCCCGTTTCTCGAGGAGCACCTCCATCCGTGCGATCCTCCCGGGCACGATCCCGGCCGGGGGGTCCTGGATCAGGCAGCGGATTTCAAAGGTCCGCAGGTCGGAACTGACGGTCGGACTCTTGTAGGAAACGGCCCGGTTGCGCAGCACGGTGTCCCCCACGTGCACGTCCACCCGGGTCTTCCCCGGGGTGACGCGCGCGAAGGCTTCCTCGGGGAGAAAGGCCGACACCTCCACCGTGGAGAGGTCCTCGATCCGGAGCACGGGGGTCCCCGCCCCCGCCATCTCCCCCGGCTCGAGGAGCCGCCGCGTGACCACCCCTCCGATCGGGGCCGTGACCAGGGAGTCCCGGAGGTCCTTTTCGGTGATCGCCAGGTTCGTCCGGGCCTGCTCCATCCTCTTCCGGGCCAGGTCCACGGCTATCCCGGCGTGCTTTTTCGCCGCCTCCATCTGCAAAAAGTGCGACTCCCTCGCCTCGAAGGCGCTGGCCGTCACCGCCTTGTCCTGCTCGTACAACCGCCGGAAGCGCTCGTAGTCCAGTTTGACCTTGTCGTAGTCCGCCTCGACCTGCTCCTGGTTGGCCTGCCGCTCGAGCACGCCGTATTCCGCGACGGCCAGTTCCTGCCGCGCCGCCTCCACCGCCTTCCCCAGTTTCAGGGCGTCGG is from Acidobacteriota bacterium and encodes:
- a CDS encoding efflux RND transporter periplasmic adaptor subunit, coding for MKQGKGYASIAALVLALLLPACRGGGEKPPAPAGTKSVRVETVRQRTFLSVLSPSGDVQVKREALVSARIPGTLDAIFVDEGDRVTAGETRLFQTDALKLGKAVEAARQELAVAEYGVLERQANQEQVEADYDKVKLDYERFRRLYEQDKAVTASAFEARESHFLQMEAAKKHAGIAVDLARKRMEQARTNLAITEKDLRDSLVTAPIGGVVTRRLLEPGEMAGAGTPVLRIEDLSTVEVSAFLPEEAFARVTPGKTRVDVHVGDTVLRNRAVSYKSPTVSSDLRTFEIRCLIQDPPAGIVPGRIARMEVLLEKREGPGVPREALTARTDGRVVFVRDGDRARLVEVSTGLETDGWVEITGGDLAPGAEVVTAGNDLLRDGDPVTVVGKDR